A stretch of the Candidatus Nezhaarchaeales archaeon genome encodes the following:
- the tmk gene encoding dTMP kinase, with translation MLIVIEGIDGAGITTHTKLLANWLSSKGYRVVLTKEPTQNPIGAIIRRYLNMDVPPQVDALLFAADRVEHAYSVVGPALEKGFIVLCDRYLESSLAYQSAEGLDLDWLLNINRYAPKPDLTIILDVDPSISLRRKRLIKPEKFENESFLRIVRANFLKRAASCGYPVVNTNRLVEEVQQELRGIVTTFLKSRMLEGLKAL, from the coding sequence TTGCTAATCGTTATTGAGGGGATTGATGGGGCCGGTATTACAACACATACGAAGCTTTTAGCTAACTGGTTAAGTAGTAAGGGGTATCGGGTGGTCCTCACTAAGGAGCCCACCCAAAACCCTATAGGAGCCATTATAAGGAGGTACTTAAACATGGATGTTCCTCCACAGGTGGATGCTTTACTCTTTGCGGCTGATCGTGTTGAGCATGCTTATAGCGTAGTAGGCCCCGCTCTTGAAAAGGGATTTATAGTTTTATGTGATAGGTATTTAGAGTCATCCTTAGCGTATCAATCTGCTGAAGGTTTGGATTTAGACTGGTTATTGAATATTAATAGGTATGCTCCTAAGCCTGACTTAACGATAATATTAGATGTGGATCCATCAATATCGCTTCGTAGGAAGCGTTTAATTAAACCTGAGAAGTTTGAGAATGAAAGCTTCCTCCGTATCGTTAGGGCTAACTTCCTTAAAAGAGCCGCAAGCTGTGGATATCCAGTCGTTAATACTAATAGGCTGGTGGAGGAAGTTCAACAGGAACTAAGGGGTATCGTAACGACCTTTCTTAAAAGCCGGATGCTAGAGGGTCTGAAGGCTTTATGA
- a CDS encoding nicotinate phosphoribosyltransferase — translation MAQFFVASEEDIKNGLTTDIYYVRTREVLIKKGLADTKVAMDAHVYSFPKGYTWAVLAGVEEVAKLLEGLKVDVYAMDEGTVFRLYQPLLRIEGAYGEFGVLETTILGLLRHSSSIATKAARCKKAAGDKLVISFGVRAIHPAIAPMADRAAFIGGCDGVAGISGAKLIGEKPMGTIPHELVIVFGDQVSAWKAFDEVMPPDVPRIALCDTWFDERAEALMAAQSLGAKLFGVRFDTPSSRRGDIRRIVEEARWTLNIHGYTNVKIVLSAGIDEYAIAKLKDVVDVFGVGTAIMFPPSVDIALDIVELNGKPVSKRGKMPGRKQVYRCLNCFHDELKPLGLKIEKCPKCGGPVEELLKPLIKNGEIVRDLPKPQRIREYLLKQLDKLPNITEGG, via the coding sequence ATGGCGCAGTTCTTCGTAGCTAGTGAGGAAGATATTAAGAACGGGCTAACCACCGATATATATTACGTACGTACCCGGGAGGTCTTAATAAAAAAGGGGTTAGCTGATACCAAGGTAGCGATGGACGCCCACGTATACTCTTTTCCAAAGGGTTATACGTGGGCTGTGCTAGCAGGGGTAGAGGAGGTTGCGAAGCTTCTCGAGGGGTTGAAAGTAGACGTTTACGCCATGGATGAAGGAACGGTATTTCGCCTCTACCAGCCGCTACTAAGGATTGAAGGAGCCTACGGGGAGTTTGGAGTACTTGAAACTACGATCCTAGGGCTACTTAGGCATAGCTCAAGTATAGCTACTAAAGCGGCTAGGTGTAAAAAGGCAGCTGGTGATAAACTCGTCATATCATTCGGTGTTAGAGCGATACATCCAGCTATAGCCCCCATGGCTGATAGGGCCGCCTTCATAGGGGGTTGCGACGGGGTCGCAGGTATTTCCGGAGCGAAGTTGATAGGGGAAAAACCAATGGGAACCATACCACACGAGTTAGTAATAGTGTTTGGAGATCAAGTTTCAGCTTGGAAGGCCTTCGACGAAGTTATGCCTCCCGACGTCCCTAGAATCGCTTTATGCGATACTTGGTTCGATGAACGGGCGGAGGCTTTAATGGCCGCCCAATCCCTTGGAGCTAAGCTTTTCGGTGTACGATTTGATACCCCGAGCTCTAGAAGGGGTGATATAAGGAGGATAGTGGAGGAAGCTAGATGGACCCTAAATATCCATGGCTACACCAACGTTAAGATAGTACTAAGCGCCGGTATAGACGAGTACGCCATAGCCAAGCTTAAAGACGTCGTAGACGTCTTCGGGGTAGGCACCGCCATCATGTTCCCGCCGTCAGTGGACATAGCCTTAGACATTGTAGAGCTTAACGGTAAACCAGTATCGAAGAGAGGTAAAATGCCCGGTAGGAAACAGGTATATAGGTGTTTAAACTGCTTCCACGACGAGTTAAAGCCATTGGGGTTAAAGATCGAAAAATGCCCTAAATGTGGAGGACCGGTCGAAGAACTACTAAAACCTTTAATCAAGAATGGGGAGATCGTACGAGACCTACCTAAACCGCAACGTATTAGAGAATACTTATTGAAACAGCTAGATAAACTTCCTAACATTACGGAGGGAGGTTAA
- the endA gene encoding tRNA-intron lyase, producing the protein MGKEEEKAEVKPIATALPVENGFLVKNRNEAKALHESGYFGEYTKDAELWLTDVEGLYLLEKGKIKVEDSRGNAISFNEAVKTLTIKDPQLWIKYLVFSDLRGRGNIVKPGFRKGVEYRVYKRGAEVGKEEAKCIVHGVTEGSSLDLQELLRLLREARNLRKELILAIVDRQGEVAYYGVESISL; encoded by the coding sequence ATGGGAAAGGAGGAGGAAAAGGCGGAAGTAAAACCCATCGCTACAGCCTTACCCGTTGAAAACGGCTTCCTAGTTAAAAATCGTAACGAGGCAAAGGCGCTACACGAGTCCGGCTACTTCGGGGAGTACACTAAGGACGCTGAGTTATGGCTAACCGACGTAGAGGGGCTTTACCTACTTGAAAAGGGCAAGATAAAGGTGGAGGATTCAAGGGGCAACGCCATAAGCTTCAACGAAGCGGTTAAAACCTTAACAATTAAAGACCCACAGTTATGGATTAAGTACCTCGTCTTCTCAGACCTTAGAGGACGGGGTAATATAGTAAAGCCAGGGTTTAGGAAGGGGGTCGAATATAGGGTTTATAAACGCGGGGCTGAGGTAGGCAAGGAAGAAGCGAAATGCATAGTACATGGAGTTACTGAAGGTAGCAGCCTAGATTTACAGGAGTTATTAAGGCTGTTAAGGGAGGCGCGAAACCTTAGGAAGGAGCTTATTCTAGCGATCGTTGATAGGCAGGGTGAAGTAGCCTACTACGGCGTTGAAAGTATCTCCCTATAA
- a CDS encoding ferritin-like domain-containing protein, whose translation MVSEKLLSMLNDAIAREIQVSIQYMWQHVQWRGTKGFTVQEELKKIAITEMKHAEAIAERLFYLGGEPTTKPTEIFVGKTLKEMIERDVKDEEKAIKLYKEIIAQARGENDVTTAFLFEGILKDEEEHHDFFTSLMEEL comes from the coding sequence ATGGTCTCCGAGAAGCTACTCAGTATGTTAAACGACGCCATAGCGAGGGAAATACAGGTTTCCATTCAGTACATGTGGCAGCATGTTCAGTGGAGAGGAACTAAAGGCTTTACCGTTCAAGAGGAGTTAAAGAAGATAGCTATAACGGAGATGAAACACGCGGAAGCCATCGCGGAGAGGCTCTTTTACTTAGGTGGGGAGCCGACAACGAAGCCGACGGAGATATTCGTAGGTAAAACCCTTAAGGAGATGATAGAGCGCGACGTAAAAGACGAGGAAAAGGCGATAAAGTTGTATAAGGAGATAATAGCTCAAGCGCGTGGAGAAAATGATGTAACTACGGCCTTCTTATTCGAAGGCATATTGAAGGATGAGGAGGAGCACCACGACTTCTTCACCTCCTTAATGGAGGAGCTCTAA
- a CDS encoding aconitase X catalytic domain-containing protein yields the protein MDEEKVLRGDEGVGVQRAMELLVALGEAFEAERLVGITSAHVSGVSYKNIGDVGLDLLKDLAKLGSKVKVLTTTNPCGMDLKRWREMGVRDEDAEKQFEVLKCFKRLGVKTTCTCTPYLIGFSPRFGDRLAWAESSAIIYANSVLGARTNRESGISALAAAIVGKTPFYGMHLDANRRYTAVVKVDVKLDEAYRYGALGYLVSNTLKSGVPLILGLKRPTIEKLKALSAALGTSASITMFQAPGITPETPKVDLPMVGVEKITVNGVEIKQLMESFQSSKAPDLIFLGCPHCGLNELRNLATFLEGRRVKSGKKLWICTSRRVKAKALKLECIDTIERAGGKVFTDTCLVVALAKDIYRLTIATDSFKAAHYLRSLHRAEVTVNSWKHCLENVT from the coding sequence CTGGATGAGGAAAAGGTGTTGAGGGGGGATGAAGGGGTTGGCGTACAGAGGGCTATGGAACTCCTGGTAGCGTTAGGTGAAGCGTTTGAAGCTGAGCGGTTGGTTGGCATAACGTCGGCACATGTAAGCGGTGTATCCTATAAGAACATAGGGGACGTGGGTCTAGATCTACTTAAAGACCTCGCCAAATTGGGTTCTAAGGTCAAAGTGCTTACCACTACTAATCCTTGCGGTATGGATTTGAAGCGTTGGAGGGAGATGGGCGTTCGAGATGAGGATGCCGAGAAGCAATTCGAAGTTTTAAAATGCTTTAAAAGGTTAGGGGTTAAAACAACCTGTACCTGCACACCCTACCTAATCGGGTTTTCCCCTAGGTTTGGGGATAGATTAGCCTGGGCAGAGTCGTCGGCCATTATTTACGCTAACTCCGTACTAGGCGCTAGAACCAATAGGGAGAGCGGTATATCCGCGTTAGCAGCCGCTATCGTAGGGAAAACCCCCTTTTACGGTATGCATTTAGATGCGAATAGGCGGTATACGGCGGTGGTTAAAGTTGATGTTAAGCTTGATGAAGCGTACAGATATGGAGCTCTCGGCTACTTAGTTAGCAATACGCTTAAAAGCGGCGTACCCTTAATATTGGGGCTTAAAAGGCCTACCATTGAGAAGCTAAAGGCGTTGAGCGCGGCTTTAGGTACGTCAGCCTCCATAACAATGTTCCAAGCACCCGGTATAACCCCTGAAACTCCTAAGGTGGACCTTCCTATGGTAGGGGTTGAGAAAATCACGGTAAACGGGGTTGAAATTAAGCAATTAATGGAGAGCTTTCAGTCGTCAAAAGCCCCGGACCTAATATTTCTAGGTTGCCCTCACTGTGGTTTAAACGAGTTGAGGAACTTGGCTACCTTTCTAGAAGGACGAAGGGTGAAGTCTGGGAAGAAGTTATGGATCTGCACATCGAGGAGGGTTAAGGCTAAAGCGTTAAAGCTCGAATGTATTGACACCATAGAGAGGGCTGGTGGAAAAGTTTTCACAGATACCTGCCTAGTTGTAGCACTAGCTAAGGATATCTATAGGCTAACCATTGCTACCGACTCCTTTAAAGCAGCACATTATCTAAGATCTCTCCACAGGGCAGAAGTAACGGTTAATAGCTGGAAGCATTGTTTAGAAAATGTAACTTAG
- a CDS encoding UbiD family decarboxylase — translation MEVVATSLRLFLEECKSRNELVEVDDELSTMFEVAARLKKLDGGPVVLFKRCKESRIPVVGGVCSTRSRILHALGVNEQTFYGEVSNALTSPLKPMEVEDGPVKEIVEEPNLLKLPVLTHYEKDRGPYLTAGIVVAKSVSGNFQNASIHRILVLGKDVGVIRLVPRHLYSMYQEARSLKKPLEVAVVIGMHPAILFAAACSPPFGVDELWVANSILKGGLRVCSCTTSDVKVPVEAEIVLEGLILPDQFVEEGPFVDVTGTYDIVRRQPIIKFTRVMRRSTPIYQAILPASLEHRLLMGMPRELAIWNAVSSVVPKVKAVRLTPGGCGWLHAVVSIKKQVEGDGKNAIIAAFTAHPSLKHVVVVDEDVDVDDLTEVEWAIATRFQGDRGLVVIENARGSSLDPSADQDLLLTTKVGIDATIPIGRATSKFEKARIPGVEG, via the coding sequence GTGGAGGTAGTTGCTACGAGCTTAAGGTTATTCCTTGAGGAGTGTAAGTCGCGTAACGAACTAGTGGAGGTAGATGACGAGTTATCGACGATGTTTGAGGTAGCGGCTCGGCTTAAAAAGCTTGATGGAGGGCCTGTAGTCTTGTTTAAAAGATGTAAGGAATCTAGGATACCTGTAGTCGGCGGAGTTTGTAGTACTCGAAGCAGGATTTTACACGCGCTCGGCGTTAACGAACAAACGTTTTACGGAGAGGTTAGCAACGCGTTAACGAGCCCTTTAAAGCCCATGGAGGTTGAGGATGGACCAGTTAAAGAGATTGTTGAAGAGCCTAATTTGTTAAAGCTTCCAGTACTAACTCACTACGAAAAGGATCGAGGTCCTTATTTAACGGCCGGCATAGTAGTAGCTAAATCCGTTTCAGGCAATTTTCAAAACGCTTCAATACATAGGATACTGGTTCTCGGTAAGGACGTGGGGGTAATAAGGCTAGTACCAAGACACCTCTACTCGATGTACCAAGAAGCTAGAAGCCTTAAGAAGCCATTAGAGGTAGCCGTGGTTATAGGGATGCATCCAGCCATATTATTCGCTGCGGCCTGCTCACCTCCTTTCGGGGTTGATGAGCTTTGGGTGGCTAACAGTATACTGAAGGGTGGCTTAAGAGTATGTAGCTGTACAACCTCGGACGTAAAGGTCCCTGTTGAGGCTGAAATCGTTCTCGAAGGTTTAATTCTGCCCGATCAATTCGTTGAAGAGGGGCCGTTCGTCGACGTAACTGGAACTTACGATATCGTTAGGAGGCAACCGATAATAAAGTTCACTAGGGTAATGCGACGTTCAACACCTATATACCAAGCGATATTACCGGCCAGCCTTGAGCATAGGCTTCTTATGGGGATGCCTCGTGAACTCGCTATATGGAATGCGGTTAGCTCTGTAGTACCTAAAGTTAAAGCGGTTAGGTTAACGCCCGGCGGTTGTGGTTGGCTTCACGCGGTAGTATCCATTAAGAAGCAGGTTGAAGGGGATGGGAAGAACGCTATAATCGCCGCATTTACGGCTCACCCAAGCCTTAAACACGTAGTAGTGGTAGATGAAGACGTAGATGTGGACGACTTAACGGAGGTTGAATGGGCCATAGCTACCCGTTTCCAAGGGGATAGAGGATTAGTTGTCATAGAGAACGCGAGAGGGTCGAGCTTGGATCCATCAGCCGACCAAGATCTATTACTAACCACAAAGGTTGGTATAGATGCTACCATTCCGATCGGTCGAGCAACGTCTAAGTTTGAAAAGGCCCGAATACCGGGCGTGGAGGGTTAA
- a CDS encoding HD domain-containing protein, whose protein sequence is MLKYVGEVKDPVHGYIYFTEVEKRLIDSRPLQRLRRIRQLAGAELVYPGACHSRFLHSLGVMHLSGMLAERLAIQGYLNKDDVQKVRAAGLLHDVGHGPFSHVYEEVLDKRRGMSHEDVTRMIVRGSEVKDALSDYGFTASEVADLSVGRLKATDKPYLNQVIAGPLSSDVMDYLLRDSYFAGVEFGRVDVRRLIDSIDVVEGSLAVDYPGALYVLESLLIARIEMFNAVYFHRTVRAANVMLSKSMELADEHLGLTSFKNVEDYLQLNDMSVTMKLLALSSLEESLLKAQTLMKKLLSRELLKSAYELAAYRQDEFLTSLFSNESVRRQLEREICVKAGIDSDFVVIDVPTAPSVPAYPSVEGPAAIPLYVRGTDKLMERRFTELSPLMASLNSFINIVRVYTTSEFRDRVGRACVEIFKRKPLSERTTV, encoded by the coding sequence TTGTTAAAGTACGTGGGTGAGGTTAAAGATCCTGTTCACGGCTACATATACTTTACCGAGGTTGAAAAGCGCCTCATCGATTCACGACCTCTTCAAAGGCTTAGAAGGATACGTCAATTAGCTGGGGCTGAGCTCGTATATCCCGGAGCTTGCCATTCCCGGTTTCTCCACTCCCTCGGAGTTATGCATCTCTCAGGAATGTTGGCTGAGAGGTTAGCCATTCAAGGATATCTCAATAAGGATGACGTTCAAAAGGTTAGGGCGGCAGGCTTACTCCATGACGTCGGCCACGGCCCCTTCTCCCACGTGTACGAGGAGGTTCTTGATAAGCGTAGGGGTATGTCGCATGAAGATGTTACGCGTATGATTGTAAGGGGTAGCGAAGTAAAGGATGCTCTATCTGATTATGGTTTTACCGCGTCTGAGGTGGCCGATCTCTCTGTTGGAAGGCTTAAAGCTACGGATAAGCCATACTTAAACCAGGTGATAGCTGGCCCTTTATCCTCGGACGTCATGGATTACCTTCTTAGGGATTCGTACTTCGCCGGGGTTGAGTTTGGAAGGGTTGATGTTAGGCGTTTAATAGACTCCATAGACGTAGTTGAGGGTAGCTTAGCGGTAGATTATCCTGGGGCTCTCTACGTTCTTGAATCACTACTAATAGCTCGGATTGAAATGTTTAATGCTGTATACTTTCATAGGACGGTTAGAGCTGCTAACGTCATGCTGTCGAAGTCCATGGAGTTAGCTGATGAACACCTAGGGCTTACGTCGTTTAAGAACGTAGAGGACTACCTCCAGCTTAACGATATGAGCGTAACCATGAAGCTCTTAGCCCTTAGCTCCTTAGAGGAAAGCCTATTAAAGGCCCAGACGCTGATGAAGAAGCTCCTATCTAGAGAGCTTTTAAAAAGCGCTTACGAGCTCGCTGCGTATAGGCAGGACGAGTTTCTAACAAGCCTTTTTAGTAATGAGTCGGTAAGGCGTCAGCTTGAACGTGAAATATGCGTAAAGGCGGGTATCGATAGCGACTTCGTAGTTATAGATGTACCAACAGCCCCTTCAGTACCAGCATACCCTAGTGTTGAGGGGCCAGCGGCTATCCCCCTATACGTAAGGGGGACCGATAAATTGATGGAGCGGCGGTTCACTGAGCTTTCACCGTTAATGGCGTCTTTAAATAGCTTCATTAACATCGTAAGGGTTTACACTACCTCGGAGTTTAGAGATCGTGTTGGGAGGGCGTGCGTTGAGATCTTTAAGCGGAAGCCGCTCTCGGAGCGAACAACCGTTTAA
- the guaA gene encoding glutamine-hydrolyzing GMP synthase has translation MRYDTVLVLDFGGQYCHLIGRRIREQGVYSEILPHDTKAEELKLLNEKLNVKGLILSGGPASVFDASAPKLDVKILDLGLPILGLCYGHQLIAHIAGGRVEPAKKREYGATYVTIDRPVGVLKNLNKRERVWMSHGDTVFSVPEEYEVLAHTENSPVAAFRHREKQIYGLQWHPEVAHTEKGSLMLYNFLFEVCRCEANWKMEDVLKQMVKEVKEEVGDGKAIIALSGGIDSSVATAVAAKALRDRLTAVFVDHGFMRENEPEFVKNVFQRFKVNLVVVNARERFFKRLEGVTDPEAKRKIIGEEFIRVFEEEAKRIGAEYLIQGTIYPDRIESGFRKFSDKIKTHHNVAGLPTRIKFKKIVEPLRDLYKDEVRKIAKVLGLPDDIVFRQPFPGPGLAVRIIGEITEEKVEIVRKADKIVREEIEKSGLKKRLWQYFAVLTDTKATGVKGDARAYGYVVAIRAVESRDAMTASFAKIPYKLLERISTRITNEIPQVVRVVYDITHKPPATIEWE, from the coding sequence GTGAGATACGATACTGTGCTGGTTTTAGACTTTGGAGGACAATATTGCCATCTTATAGGAAGACGAATAAGAGAGCAAGGAGTATACTCCGAGATTCTTCCTCACGACACAAAGGCTGAAGAACTTAAACTCTTAAACGAAAAACTCAATGTGAAAGGTCTAATTTTATCAGGTGGGCCTGCAAGCGTCTTTGACGCGAGTGCCCCTAAACTAGACGTAAAAATCCTAGATTTAGGATTGCCTATTTTGGGTTTATGCTACGGGCATCAGCTCATAGCCCATATAGCAGGAGGGAGAGTTGAGCCGGCTAAAAAAAGAGAATACGGTGCAACGTACGTCACTATCGACAGGCCGGTTGGAGTTCTAAAGAATTTGAATAAAAGAGAAAGGGTTTGGATGAGCCATGGCGATACCGTTTTTTCGGTTCCCGAAGAGTATGAAGTGTTAGCGCATACTGAGAATTCTCCTGTTGCCGCTTTTAGGCATAGAGAAAAACAAATTTACGGCTTACAGTGGCATCCCGAGGTGGCTCACACCGAAAAAGGCTCACTAATGCTTTACAACTTCCTCTTTGAAGTATGCCGATGTGAAGCTAACTGGAAGATGGAAGACGTTTTAAAGCAAATGGTTAAGGAGGTTAAGGAGGAGGTTGGCGATGGAAAGGCCATAATTGCTCTAAGTGGAGGCATAGACTCTAGTGTAGCTACAGCTGTAGCTGCTAAAGCGCTGCGCGATAGGCTTACAGCAGTTTTTGTCGACCATGGGTTTATGAGGGAGAATGAGCCGGAGTTTGTCAAAAACGTTTTCCAACGCTTTAAAGTAAACCTAGTAGTGGTAAACGCTCGAGAAAGGTTCTTTAAAAGGCTCGAAGGCGTGACTGACCCAGAAGCGAAGAGGAAGATTATAGGCGAAGAGTTCATTAGGGTTTTTGAAGAAGAAGCAAAAAGGATTGGTGCGGAATACCTAATCCAAGGAACAATTTATCCGGATAGAATTGAGTCTGGGTTTAGGAAGTTTTCAGATAAGATAAAAACTCACCACAACGTGGCAGGACTTCCAACGCGTATTAAGTTTAAGAAGATCGTTGAACCCCTACGAGACCTGTATAAAGACGAGGTTAGGAAAATCGCAAAAGTGCTTGGACTACCAGATGATATAGTTTTTAGACAACCTTTTCCAGGTCCGGGGCTGGCTGTAAGGATTATCGGAGAAATAACTGAGGAAAAAGTTGAAATCGTGAGGAAAGCCGACAAAATCGTAAGGGAAGAAATTGAAAAAAGCGGCTTAAAAAAGAGATTGTGGCAGTATTTTGCCGTTTTAACGGATACAAAAGCGACGGGAGTTAAAGGTGATGCCAGGGCTTATGGCTACGTCGTCGCTATTAGAGCTGTGGAAAGCCGCGATGCCATGACCGCTAGCTTCGCAAAAATCCCCTACAAGTTGCTGGAAAGGATCTCCACGAGGATAACCAATGAAATACCGCAAGTTGTAAGGGTCGTCTACGATATAACACATAAACCACCCGCAACTATAGAGTGGGAATAG
- a CDS encoding DUF126 domain-containing protein produces the protein MVILKGRGLVKGVAIGTALVSRDPISFYGGVDSESGLVVEKGHQLEGAYVTGKVLVFPRGKGSTVGSYVLYRLRKLGKAPAAIINVETEAIIVTGCILAGIPLVDRLDKNPLEVIRTNDVVRVNGSKGLVEVLKKA, from the coding sequence GTGGTTATTTTAAAGGGTCGTGGACTAGTTAAAGGGGTAGCTATAGGTACTGCGCTGGTTTCACGAGATCCTATATCGTTCTACGGTGGGGTTGACTCGGAGAGCGGTTTAGTTGTGGAGAAGGGGCATCAGCTCGAAGGAGCCTACGTTACTGGGAAGGTATTAGTCTTCCCGCGGGGTAAAGGAAGTACGGTAGGCTCCTACGTGCTTTATAGGTTGCGTAAGCTGGGTAAGGCGCCAGCGGCTATAATTAACGTGGAAACTGAGGCCATAATAGTGACTGGCTGTATCCTAGCGGGGATACCCTTAGTGGATAGGTTGGATAAAAACCCTCTCGAGGTTATAAGGACTAATGATGTGGTACGCGTTAACGGTAGCAAGGGATTGGTAGAAGTTCTTAAAAAGGCCTAA
- the hisS gene encoding histidine--tRNA ligase, producing the protein MIQRAKGTRDFLPVDMIKRRYVIETIRKVFESYGYDEMETPAFERWEVLTAKCGDEVKNQIFSFKDKAGRLLGLRFDLTIGLARVVASNPSLIKPFKRYCISRVWRYEEPQSGRFREFWQADVDVVGVKSMEADAEVIAVAASCLDALNLSGYVIKVNNRKILEGLALALKVPIDKMLDTFRAIDKMGKIGVEGVRLELEKLGLSGQTIEQLLKNVSVKGSALEVLEELKRTLADQSRGLEGIEEVEEIIDKEEDYGFADRIVVDVSLARGLDYYTGPIFEIEVTNARIGSVSGGGRYDELVKLLGGPPTPATGISLGIDRLVEVLEAQGKISSPGTATKVFIAITNPSLSANAIALAKELRRQGIPTEIDLMSRRLERQLKYADSKGIPYVVVLGPREVEAKVCKLRDMVKREEKECRIEELPHILKNAGTV; encoded by the coding sequence ATGATACAGAGGGCTAAGGGTACCCGTGACTTCCTGCCCGTTGATATGATTAAAAGGAGGTACGTTATCGAGACCATTAGGAAGGTATTTGAGAGTTACGGTTACGATGAAATGGAAACCCCGGCCTTTGAAAGGTGGGAGGTACTTACCGCTAAATGCGGTGACGAAGTGAAGAACCAGATCTTTAGCTTTAAGGATAAAGCTGGACGGTTACTAGGTTTAAGGTTCGACTTAACTATTGGTTTAGCGAGAGTAGTTGCTAGTAACCCATCCTTAATTAAGCCGTTTAAAAGGTACTGTATTTCGAGGGTTTGGCGTTACGAGGAACCGCAAAGTGGAAGGTTTAGGGAGTTCTGGCAGGCGGACGTCGACGTCGTGGGCGTTAAATCGATGGAGGCAGATGCTGAAGTAATAGCAGTAGCCGCGAGCTGCCTTGACGCCTTAAACCTATCCGGTTACGTTATTAAAGTGAATAATAGGAAGATACTTGAAGGGTTAGCGTTAGCGTTGAAGGTTCCGATCGATAAAATGCTCGATACCTTTAGGGCTATCGATAAAATGGGTAAAATCGGGGTTGAAGGGGTAAGGCTTGAACTTGAAAAGCTAGGTTTAAGCGGGCAAACGATCGAACAACTGTTGAAAAACGTATCGGTTAAGGGTTCGGCGTTAGAGGTTCTCGAAGAATTAAAGCGTACTTTAGCGGATCAGAGTAGAGGATTGGAGGGTATTGAGGAAGTGGAGGAGATAATAGATAAGGAGGAGGACTATGGGTTCGCCGATAGGATCGTGGTAGACGTAAGCCTAGCTAGGGGGTTAGATTACTATACGGGCCCCATATTTGAAATAGAGGTCACGAATGCACGGATTGGAAGCGTTTCGGGCGGAGGACGGTACGACGAGCTAGTTAAACTACTTGGGGGCCCTCCAACCCCGGCTACGGGGATCTCCCTCGGGATTGATAGGTTGGTTGAAGTACTTGAAGCTCAAGGTAAAATATCGAGCCCCGGAACCGCAACGAAGGTCTTCATAGCCATCACGAACCCTTCGTTAAGCGCTAACGCCATCGCGTTGGCCAAGGAATTAAGGAGGCAAGGTATACCGACCGAGATCGACCTCATGTCGCGAAGGCTTGAGAGGCAGTTAAAGTACGCCGATTCGAAGGGTATACCCTACGTCGTAGTGTTAGGCCCGCGGGAGGTGGAAGCTAAAGTTTGTAAGTTGAGGGACATGGTGAAGAGGGAGGAAAAGGAGTGTAGGATCGAAGAGCTACCGCACATCTTAAAGAACGCGGGGACAGTGTAA